The Niastella koreensis GR20-10 genome includes a window with the following:
- a CDS encoding sensor histidine kinase yields MQTDNHDIFFMIIGGTIVLVLLLCFIVSFLFVYKARQERHKREMQEIKKQYDQEILKTELEIKEQTLKNISEEIHDNVGQVLSLAVLNLSALEFKDADKASQKVDNITRLVEKAVADLRNLSKTMDASNIAQVGLAAIIQFELEMLEKTGMYKTTFNLSGIEKKLTGSREIVIYRIVQESLNNVMKHAQATSVEVALVFSDACLVIDVADNGRGFTRTNTNKGTMSGNGAGIKNMTSRAALIGGELTIKSVPSYGTRVILTVPYTAGAIHH; encoded by the coding sequence ATGCAAACCGACAACCACGATATTTTTTTTATGATCATTGGTGGCACCATTGTACTGGTATTGCTGCTTTGCTTTATCGTTTCATTTCTGTTCGTTTATAAAGCCCGCCAGGAACGCCATAAACGCGAAATGCAGGAGATCAAAAAACAGTACGACCAGGAGATCCTCAAAACCGAACTGGAAATAAAAGAACAAACCCTGAAAAACATCTCGGAAGAAATACATGATAACGTTGGACAGGTATTATCACTCGCCGTTCTCAATTTAAGCGCGCTCGAATTTAAAGATGCCGATAAGGCTTCGCAAAAGGTGGATAACATAACCAGGCTGGTTGAAAAGGCCGTAGCCGATCTGCGCAATTTATCCAAAACAATGGACGCCTCTAATATTGCCCAGGTAGGGCTGGCCGCCATTATTCAGTTTGAACTGGAAATGCTGGAAAAAACGGGGATGTATAAAACAACGTTTAATCTTTCGGGAATAGAAAAAAAGCTAACGGGTTCCCGGGAAATCGTGATCTATCGCATTGTACAGGAATCGTTGAACAATGTGATGAAACATGCGCAGGCCACTTCGGTAGAAGTGGCATTGGTGTTTTCAGATGCCTGCCTGGTCATTGATGTGGCCGACAATGGCCGGGGATTTACCAGGACAAATACCAACAAAGGCACCATGAGCGGCAACGGCGCCGGTATAAAAAACATGACGAGCAGGGCCGCCCTCATCGGCGGCGAATTGACCATTAAAAGCGTACCTTCATATGGCACCCGGGTAATATTAACAGTACCGTATACGGCCGGTGCCATCCACCATTAA
- a CDS encoding aldo/keto reductase, translating into MTTIAKIRLGANGPLVSKLGLGCMRMSSVWGGPVNDEGESIATIGMALDNGINFLNTGDFYGSGHNELLVGKAIKGRRNDAFISVKFGGIIYNGQFVGLDLRPIAIKNFINYSLVRLGIDTIDLYQPCRLDNSVPMEDVIGTVADLIKEGKVRYLGVSEITADQLRKAHSIHPVTALEIGYSLADRQIESDLLPAAKELGIGVVAFANTAEGLLTGEMKAPLPANSYHNHFSRFQGENLVKNLEKVEVLKKMAKEKGLSPTQLAIAWVNAQGEHIMPLVSMSRRSRLPENMSAMEVTFTAEEMNTLNTQFAPGAIVGGTYLHR; encoded by the coding sequence ATGACAACAATTGCAAAGATCAGGCTGGGGGCAAATGGCCCATTGGTTTCCAAACTCGGATTAGGCTGTATGCGCATGTCATCAGTTTGGGGTGGCCCCGTAAACGACGAAGGGGAAAGTATAGCCACCATCGGGATGGCGCTCGACAACGGCATCAATTTTTTGAATACAGGAGATTTTTACGGCAGTGGCCATAACGAACTGCTGGTAGGTAAAGCCATCAAAGGCAGACGCAACGACGCATTTATAAGCGTGAAATTTGGCGGAATAATTTACAATGGTCAGTTTGTTGGATTGGACCTTCGGCCAATAGCCATCAAAAACTTTATCAATTATTCGCTGGTGCGGCTGGGTATAGATACCATCGATTTGTATCAGCCGTGCCGGCTTGATAACAGCGTTCCGATGGAAGATGTGATCGGAACCGTGGCCGATCTCATCAAAGAAGGAAAGGTGCGCTACCTCGGGGTATCTGAGATAACCGCAGATCAACTGCGTAAAGCGCATAGTATACACCCTGTAACTGCGTTGGAAATAGGATATTCGCTGGCAGACCGGCAAATAGAAAGCGACCTGCTTCCGGCGGCTAAAGAACTGGGGATAGGCGTTGTAGCGTTTGCCAATACTGCCGAAGGGTTGCTTACCGGGGAAATGAAAGCACCGCTGCCGGCAAATTCCTATCATAATCACTTTTCGCGTTTCCAGGGCGAAAACCTGGTGAAGAACCTGGAGAAGGTGGAGGTGTTAAAGAAAATGGCTAAAGAAAAAGGGCTCAGCCCAACCCAACTGGCTATTGCCTGGGTGAACGCACAGGGTGAACACATTATGCCATTGGTAAGTATGAGCCGGAGATCGAGGCTGCCTGAAAATATGAGCGCTATGGAAGTCACCTTCACGGCTGAAGAGATGAACACCCTGAACACCCAATTTGCACCAGGGGCGATCGTGGGCGGCACCTATCTTCATCGTTAG
- a CDS encoding SH3 domain-containing protein: MIVHLKRLITVIIILLPGPKMRAQTWKIAQLRDPNPVVNVYNAANDTSEKVATITKDEIFYCEPGNAGWWHVRTTKPIWGYIPKSQIQLIEELSVAAQQKMLLSIFTTHRKLGTDFISAYESKDSVGYFVTINKLDEHRDRVYRPILNIFSNHVCKTGDTLVIRKLLETVPVDGVMESDARDLAMGEAFICKSDLFINALNSINNKDDRFYVSFHIGFGLLQHYQKIEKQLMPKDPVFIKLAEKLDAVEKASMPGN; this comes from the coding sequence ATGATAGTCCATTTAAAGAGATTGATAACCGTTATAATTATCCTATTGCCTGGCCCAAAAATGAGGGCCCAAACCTGGAAGATAGCCCAACTCCGGGATCCCAACCCGGTAGTGAATGTGTATAACGCTGCAAATGATACCTCGGAAAAAGTAGCTACAATTACAAAGGATGAAATCTTCTACTGCGAGCCTGGCAATGCCGGCTGGTGGCATGTACGTACCACTAAACCAATATGGGGCTACATACCTAAAAGCCAGATACAGTTGATAGAAGAACTCTCCGTTGCTGCACAGCAAAAAATGTTATTAAGCATTTTTACAACCCACAGAAAATTAGGGACCGATTTCATCAGTGCATATGAAAGCAAGGATAGTGTGGGGTATTTTGTTACTATCAATAAACTGGATGAACACCGGGATCGTGTTTACAGACCAATCCTGAATATTTTTTCCAACCACGTTTGTAAAACAGGCGATACGCTGGTGATCAGGAAATTGTTAGAAACGGTACCGGTAGACGGTGTTATGGAATCAGACGCCCGCGACCTGGCGATGGGGGAGGCGTTTATTTGCAAAAGCGATCTTTTTATAAATGCATTGAACAGCATAAATAACAAAGATGACCGGTTCTATGTTTCTTTTCACATAGGGTTTGGTCTGTTACAGCATTATCAAAAGATAGAAAAGCAACTGATGCCAAAGGACCCGGTATTTATTAAGTTAGCTGAAAAATTAGATGCTGTAGAAAAGGCTTCCATGCCTGGTAATTAA
- a CDS encoding response regulator transcription factor, whose translation MKDISLAIVDDHKLFRDGLAELINGFCNYQVIIEADNGQDFINQLSAGQLPEIVLLDINMKQMDGFETAAWLKEHYPDIKILALSMYENENAIIRMLRLGARGYVLKDIRKQELEQALSSLVTKGFYYTELVTGKLIHALNTLHEEKPGPSLKELVSLNQRETEFLKLACTELTYKDIADKMCLSIHTIDGYRDALFEKLSVKSRVGLVVYAIKNKIVLVD comes from the coding sequence ATGAAAGATATTTCACTGGCTATTGTAGACGATCATAAATTGTTCAGGGATGGATTGGCCGAACTGATCAATGGTTTTTGTAATTACCAGGTTATTATTGAAGCCGATAACGGACAGGATTTTATCAATCAGCTCAGCGCCGGCCAATTACCTGAAATAGTGCTGCTGGACATCAACATGAAGCAAATGGATGGTTTTGAAACGGCTGCGTGGTTAAAAGAACATTATCCCGATATAAAGATCCTGGCCCTGTCGATGTATGAAAATGAAAATGCGATCATCAGGATGTTGCGGCTGGGCGCACGCGGGTATGTACTAAAAGATATCCGTAAACAGGAACTGGAGCAGGCGCTTTCCTCGCTGGTAACAAAGGGATTCTATTATACAGAACTGGTTACCGGCAAACTGATCCATGCATTGAATACGCTGCATGAAGAAAAACCGGGCCCCTCGTTAAAAGAACTGGTGTCGCTGAATCAACGCGAAACCGAGTTCTTGAAACTTGCCTGCACTGAATTAACCTACAAAGACATTGCAGATAAAATGTGTTTAAGCATTCACACCATCGATGGCTACCGGGACGCCTTGTTTGAAAAGCTGAGTGTGAAAAGCCGTGTTGGGCTGGTGGTGTATGCTATAAAGAATAAGATTGTGTTGGTAGATTGA
- a CDS encoding collagen-like triple helix repeat-containing protein, with amino-acid sequence MKRLNLTSPLVLLSGLFFVMFMISCGKDGAKGADGAPGPAGPKGDSGSGNVIYSAWLDVAYKPDTVHQAGGKIDTIGYYAIIAAPKLTQALVSTADVKVFINGNDASDPVIYALPYVATSGLNIRFSAYTGNIQLDANADVSTVTTGGKKYQQYRYMIVPGNNLARAAAPVNWSDYAAVKAYLGLKD; translated from the coding sequence ATGAAAAGACTCAATCTTACTTCCCCGTTAGTCCTGCTGTCAGGACTTTTTTTTGTTATGTTCATGATCTCCTGCGGTAAAGACGGTGCCAAGGGTGCAGATGGCGCTCCTGGCCCGGCTGGCCCCAAAGGCGATTCCGGTTCAGGCAATGTGATCTATTCCGCCTGGCTGGATGTGGCCTATAAGCCCGATACCGTGCACCAGGCAGGTGGTAAAATTGATACGATAGGCTACTATGCCATCATTGCCGCCCCCAAACTTACCCAGGCGCTGGTGAGTACCGCAGATGTAAAAGTATTCATCAATGGTAACGATGCAAGTGATCCGGTTATTTATGCGTTGCCTTATGTTGCCACTTCCGGTCTTAACATCCGGTTCTCAGCTTATACGGGAAATATCCAGCTGGATGCCAATGCAGACGTAAGTACCGTCACTACCGGTGGTAAAAAGTATCAGCAATACAGGTACATGATAGTGCCCGGCAATAACCTGGCAAGAGCTGCTGCACCGGTAAACTGGTCCGATTATGCCGCTGTTAAAGCGTATCTCGGGTTAAAAGACTAA
- a CDS encoding alpha/beta fold hydrolase, whose translation MKSSRPILVGILIVSMGIFSCKKSDPGTVPPQTFVLVHGAWQAPFVWDSVKAELSRAGQKVVVVQLPGHGADQTDPGVITMDSYRDQIVSAINSVTGKVILVGHSLSGFAISAVEEQIPNRIDKLVFLAGYIPAAGQYPLSLATTDNQTHVIPAPAGPLVIDSVHGVLDFVRDSIAPIFCWDASPATKASVVANFRPDPVKPFTQTVTTTANFTNADKYYIHTLQDEVIGIDLQKRMVQTAGITRVYSLNTSHSPFLSKPDSVTAILLNIAGVRQ comes from the coding sequence ATGAAAAGCAGTAGACCGATACTGGTCGGCATTCTTATCGTCAGTATGGGAATATTCTCCTGTAAAAAAAGTGATCCGGGAACGGTTCCGCCCCAAACCTTTGTATTGGTACATGGCGCCTGGCAGGCGCCTTTCGTTTGGGACAGTGTAAAGGCGGAACTGTCAAGAGCAGGGCAGAAAGTTGTTGTGGTACAATTACCCGGCCATGGCGCCGACCAAACTGATCCGGGCGTGATAACGATGGATAGTTATCGCGACCAGATCGTTTCGGCTATCAACAGTGTTACCGGAAAAGTTATTTTAGTAGGGCACAGCTTGTCGGGATTTGCCATCTCAGCAGTGGAGGAGCAGATACCCAACCGGATCGATAAGCTGGTATTCCTGGCAGGTTATATCCCTGCTGCGGGGCAATATCCACTCTCGCTGGCAACCACAGACAACCAGACACATGTCATTCCTGCTCCTGCTGGTCCGTTGGTTATTGATTCTGTTCATGGAGTGCTCGATTTTGTAAGGGATAGCATAGCGCCCATCTTTTGCTGGGATGCCTCACCAGCCACCAAAGCAAGTGTAGTGGCTAATTTCAGACCTGACCCTGTTAAACCTTTTACGCAGACTGTTACAACAACGGCTAATTTTACCAATGCCGATAAGTATTATATCCATACGTTGCAGGATGAAGTGATTGGTATCGATCTTCAGAAACGGATGGTGCAGACTGCAGGTATTACCAGGGTATATTCGCTCAATACGAGCCATAGCCCTTTTCTTTCGAAACCTGATTCAGTCACTGCGATCTTATTGAATATTGCCGGTGTCAGGCAGTAA
- a CDS encoding sigma-54-dependent Fis family transcriptional regulator: MSHARNFETPNGIYSQALWLQVLSAINQNTGKAVSIESVFRKSGRQLLTSQLADAVSLIVYDQDAVRISELFLIKGPGHFKRTNFHDLPSRGLSLSGTEVAHLTTLARPVIMKAPATRDRLYNADAPLHFFTAYTQQLHLPLFNKKVPIGTLTLHSSRPGTYAAQDLPLFDMLASYLSMVMQLHMADEEAKLVEEERNVLLALANALTKVRNRNDLAYVLQNQFRRLFSSGDIVICETDHEKQTHSVFLLLSDTNRFQPASPVTAATYPVDDGFYKQVQTEKQVRLYNIEEVMRQKKVPAYIRDLFDNDIRQIAGIGLRAGDTSIGALFILCDRHQRLMPRQTIAMRVVSLHLSLAVANVLEKEKYAYPLPSTVSLNKAPAPTGMIGTTPAMQRITQLISQVAAFDSTVLLMGETGTGKELVAKAIHDNSGRSNSPMVKVNCAALPANLIESELFGHEKGSFTDAIERKMGKFEMAHNSTLFLDEIGELPPDLQVKLLRVLQEKEIERIGGKEVIPVDVRIIAATNRCLQKEMQAGRFRSDLFYRLNVLPLTLPPLRERKEDIPALVAHFMHKYALKTGRSDMEISASALQDLMAYHWPGNIRELEHLIERSILLTTDNHITRIDLPAGSEQSKNASRIRTLEEVERDYLLAILKKCKGKVAGADGAARLLNIPSTTLNSKLRRLGIKKDYQ; encoded by the coding sequence ATGTCGCACGCAAGGAATTTTGAAACCCCCAATGGAATTTATTCTCAGGCTCTATGGTTACAGGTATTATCGGCTATCAACCAAAACACCGGCAAAGCCGTCTCTATTGAATCCGTTTTCCGGAAATCAGGCCGGCAATTATTGACCTCCCAACTGGCAGATGCAGTAAGTTTGATCGTTTACGACCAGGATGCGGTCCGGATCAGTGAACTGTTCCTTATAAAAGGGCCAGGCCATTTCAAACGAACAAATTTTCACGATCTCCCTTCAAGGGGTCTCTCCCTTTCCGGCACTGAAGTGGCCCACTTAACCACCCTGGCCCGGCCTGTTATAATGAAGGCCCCGGCAACCCGGGACAGATTATATAATGCAGACGCCCCACTTCACTTTTTTACCGCTTACACACAACAGTTACACCTGCCTTTGTTCAATAAAAAGGTCCCGATAGGCACCCTCACGTTGCATAGCAGCCGACCGGGTACGTATGCCGCACAGGACCTGCCTTTATTCGACATGCTTGCCAGTTACCTGTCGATGGTTATGCAGCTGCACATGGCAGACGAGGAAGCAAAATTGGTTGAAGAAGAACGAAATGTCCTGCTTGCACTCGCGAATGCCCTGACGAAAGTCAGGAACAGGAACGACCTCGCCTATGTATTGCAAAACCAGTTCAGGCGGCTGTTCTCTTCCGGGGACATCGTGATCTGTGAAACTGATCACGAAAAGCAAACACATTCGGTCTTTCTTCTTTTATCTGACACAAACAGGTTTCAGCCAGCTTCGCCCGTCACAGCTGCAACCTATCCGGTAGATGATGGATTTTATAAACAGGTGCAAACAGAAAAACAGGTACGTTTATACAACATCGAGGAAGTGATGCGGCAGAAAAAGGTGCCTGCTTATATCCGGGACCTGTTTGACAATGATATCCGGCAGATAGCAGGCATTGGCTTAAGAGCCGGTGATACCAGCATCGGCGCTTTATTCATTTTATGCGATCGTCATCAACGGCTCATGCCGCGACAAACAATCGCCATGCGCGTCGTGTCGTTGCACCTGTCTTTGGCTGTGGCCAATGTGCTGGAAAAAGAAAAATATGCTTACCCGTTACCTTCCACTGTAAGTTTAAACAAAGCACCGGCCCCTACCGGAATGATCGGTACTACACCGGCCATGCAAAGGATCACCCAGCTTATCTCACAGGTCGCCGCTTTCGACAGCACTGTCCTGCTCATGGGAGAAACCGGTACAGGCAAAGAACTGGTAGCAAAGGCCATTCACGATAATTCCGGCCGAAGCAACAGCCCGATGGTGAAGGTAAATTGTGCTGCGCTGCCTGCCAATCTTATAGAAAGTGAATTGTTTGGTCATGAAAAAGGAAGTTTTACCGATGCGATCGAGCGGAAGATGGGTAAATTCGAAATGGCCCATAACAGCACGCTGTTCCTGGATGAGATTGGGGAACTGCCTCCTGATCTCCAGGTCAAATTACTCAGGGTATTGCAGGAAAAAGAAATCGAACGCATAGGCGGAAAAGAAGTCATCCCGGTGGATGTCCGGATCATTGCAGCCACCAATCGCTGTCTTCAGAAAGAGATGCAGGCCGGCAGGTTCCGGAGTGATCTGTTCTACCGGCTGAATGTACTTCCCCTTACCTTACCACCACTCCGGGAAAGGAAGGAAGACATTCCAGCCCTGGTTGCTCACTTCATGCATAAATATGCCCTGAAAACCGGCAGAAGCGACATGGAGATTTCAGCCAGCGCTTTGCAGGACCTGATGGCATATCACTGGCCGGGAAACATTCGTGAGCTCGAACACCTCATTGAACGAAGCATACTGCTCACAACAGATAATCATATAACGAGAATAGACCTTCCCGCTGGCTCGGAGCAGAGCAAAAATGCCTCCCGCATCAGAACCCTGGAGGAAGTTGAACGTGACTACCTCCTCGCTATACTAAAAAAATGCAAGGGAAAAGTGGCTGGTGCAGACGGAGCAGCCCGCCTCCTGAATATTCCATCTACTACCCTGAACTCAAAGCTCAGGCGCCTGGGTATAAAAAAGGATTACCAGTGA
- a CDS encoding helix-turn-helix domain-containing protein: protein MRKEKVCFLEHNTLVLQVCGRFTFETASEKISMKSGEMLLIGKNQLGQITKNPLPPQEHYETIVITLQEELLRQIALEEQIMTPHKYAGPRNIHIPGNEFLQGFFQSIIPYVRNPQKEMLATMGILKVKEAVKLILHVMPKLSGFLFDFSESYKIDLEKFMLSNFHYNVPVEKFAQLTGRSLAGFKRDFKKTFGTSPRQWLTERRLTEARHLIEKKKKPSAIYLDLGFESLSHFSNSFKKKFGKTPSEW, encoded by the coding sequence ATGCGAAAAGAGAAAGTTTGTTTTCTGGAGCACAATACCCTTGTGTTGCAGGTTTGCGGTCGGTTTACATTTGAAACCGCCAGCGAGAAGATCTCCATGAAAAGCGGTGAGATGTTGCTGATTGGCAAGAACCAGCTGGGGCAGATAACTAAAAACCCGTTGCCGCCCCAGGAGCATTATGAAACGATTGTTATTACCCTGCAGGAAGAGTTGCTCAGGCAAATTGCGCTGGAAGAGCAAATAATGACACCACATAAATATGCCGGGCCGCGCAATATTCATATTCCCGGAAACGAATTTCTGCAGGGCTTTTTTCAATCTATAATACCCTATGTGCGCAATCCCCAGAAAGAGATGCTGGCCACCATGGGTATTCTGAAAGTAAAGGAAGCAGTGAAACTGATTTTACACGTAATGCCAAAGCTCAGCGGGTTTTTGTTCGACTTTTCAGAGTCCTACAAGATCGACCTGGAAAAATTCATGCTTAGCAATTTTCATTATAATGTTCCGGTTGAAAAGTTTGCGCAGCTCACGGGCAGAAGCCTTGCCGGTTTTAAGCGTGACTTCAAAAAAACGTTTGGCACTTCACCCCGGCAATGGCTAACTGAAAGACGGTTGACAGAGGCGCGTCATCTTATTGAAAAAAAGAAGAAACCTTCTGCCATCTACCTCGATCTGGGGTTCGAAAGCCTTTCACATTTTTCGAATTCATTTAAAAAGAAATTCGGCAAAACGCCTTCCGAATGGTAA
- a CDS encoding SDR family NAD(P)-dependent oxidoreductase yields the protein MNNKENKKVWFVTGASKGLGLALTKTLLEAGYLVAATSRSRKQLISSAGAASDQFLPLGVDLTDPPAVKKAIADTVKHFGRLDVIVNNAGYGMGGTIEEFSEQELKQSFDVNVFAPVYVMQAALPFLRKQRSGHIINISSVAGFAPATGWALYAATKFALTGMTEVLAKDLKELNIHATVVAPGAFRTEFLSDNSLVFTKNNIDDYSSVRKSHERYRGMHGEQAGDPNKAATALIELAEMPEPPATLFLGSDAYNRAKGKIDELNRWLNELKNLTFSTDY from the coding sequence ATGAATAATAAAGAAAACAAAAAGGTGTGGTTTGTTACCGGCGCGTCGAAAGGACTGGGCCTTGCATTAACGAAAACATTATTGGAAGCAGGATACCTGGTTGCAGCTACCTCCCGGAGCAGGAAGCAGCTTATTTCATCTGCAGGGGCAGCATCCGATCAGTTTTTGCCGCTTGGCGTTGACCTTACCGATCCGCCTGCTGTTAAAAAAGCAATAGCAGATACGGTGAAGCATTTTGGTCGGTTAGATGTGATCGTGAACAATGCCGGTTATGGCATGGGTGGAACCATCGAAGAATTTTCTGAACAGGAATTGAAGCAAAGTTTTGACGTAAATGTTTTCGCGCCCGTTTATGTGATGCAGGCGGCCCTTCCTTTTTTACGCAAACAAAGGAGTGGACATATCATCAACATTTCTTCCGTAGCTGGTTTTGCCCCCGCCACCGGCTGGGCGCTGTATGCAGCTACAAAGTTTGCGTTAACGGGGATGACCGAAGTATTGGCGAAGGATTTAAAAGAACTGAATATTCATGCAACCGTAGTAGCCCCCGGGGCTTTCCGTACTGAATTCCTTTCTGACAATTCGCTGGTGTTTACCAAAAACAATATCGATGATTATAGTTCGGTACGTAAATCTCACGAAAGATACAGGGGTATGCATGGTGAGCAGGCCGGCGATCCCAATAAAGCAGCCACGGCTTTAATTGAACTGGCCGAAATGCCTGAACCGCCGGCTACGCTTTTCCTTGGTTCCGACGCGTATAACAGAGCTAAAGGAAAGATCGATGAGTTGAACAGGTGGCTGAACGAATTAAAAAACCTTACCTTTTCAACTGATTATTGA
- a CDS encoding helix-turn-helix domain-containing protein, whose product MEKTQTLEEFYKSKFKWVPAELKEGLGHFNVFELDPFVGKNAKPLPYNRKDFYKITLFIGNNRIHYADKTVDCLKYSLLFGNPMIPYSWEPLDDNQSGFFCIFTEDFFSHFGNIKEYPVFKPGGDKVFTLNETTVQEVTGIFKQMLAEIKSDYQFKYDVLRNLVYELVHKAQKMQPAALAAERETRGNAAMRTTAIFVELLERQFPIESINQQIKLKTPAEFAGQLAVHVNHLNRNVKTIMGKTTSQVIAERMAQEARALLKHTNWNISEISWCLGFEELAHFIHFFKRFNNTTPKEFRR is encoded by the coding sequence ATGGAAAAAACACAGACATTGGAAGAATTCTACAAATCGAAATTCAAGTGGGTCCCTGCAGAGCTGAAAGAAGGGCTGGGTCATTTCAATGTCTTTGAGCTGGATCCGTTCGTGGGCAAGAATGCCAAACCGCTCCCGTATAACCGGAAAGATTTTTATAAGATCACCTTGTTTATAGGAAACAACCGGATACATTACGCAGATAAAACGGTTGATTGTCTGAAATATTCTTTGTTATTCGGTAACCCGATGATCCCTTATAGCTGGGAACCGCTGGATGATAACCAAAGCGGATTTTTTTGCATTTTCACGGAAGACTTCTTTAGCCATTTCGGTAACATAAAAGAATATCCGGTATTCAAACCAGGAGGCGATAAGGTTTTTACGTTAAACGAAACAACTGTTCAGGAGGTGACCGGAATCTTTAAACAGATGCTGGCTGAAATAAAATCAGATTACCAGTTCAAATATGATGTACTGCGCAACCTGGTATATGAACTCGTACACAAGGCGCAGAAAATGCAACCTGCCGCTTTGGCTGCAGAAAGGGAAACCAGGGGTAATGCGGCTATGCGAACTACGGCCATTTTTGTTGAATTGCTGGAAAGACAGTTCCCTATTGAATCGATAAACCAACAAATAAAATTAAAAACGCCAGCCGAATTTGCCGGCCAGCTGGCAGTACATGTAAACCATTTGAACCGGAATGTAAAAACAATAATGGGCAAAACAACCTCGCAGGTAATTGCTGAGCGCATGGCGCAGGAAGCCCGGGCCTTGTTAAAGCATACCAACTGGAATATTTCAGAGATCTCGTGGTGCCTGGGATTTGAAGAACTGGCGCATTTCATTCATTTTTTCAAACGCTTCAATAATACAACTCCGAAAGAGTTTAGGAGGTAA
- a CDS encoding radical SAM protein: MNCNLQCKHCYSSSAPGIKKELAFDDLANIIGQAAEVGYNVISLSGGEPFLYQQLEELVRFSKAAGYFNSVTSNGMLLKGSRAKNILKHVDLVAVSIDGKEEQHDQMRCQTGAFKKMREGVAVLRDSIKSYGFIHTLLPDSWKILSWLAGFAIDEKASLLHLHPLEMSGRAIHTLGGSLFNQTNLYKIYISHYYLQTYFENDLFIQLDLLHRNNIRNNPNFVFHENCKPQLTITGFSSIFKELIINENGDILPIAHGCSPFFTIGNIYSGEKLSSMIDRFMQEKMNYVIDLFQTTYDSIMDDKEQEIVNWSEMVIRQSFTLFPLHAA; encoded by the coding sequence TTGAATTGCAACTTACAATGTAAGCACTGCTACTCCTCATCGGCCCCCGGAATAAAAAAGGAACTGGCCTTTGACGACCTCGCCAATATTATAGGCCAGGCAGCAGAAGTGGGCTATAATGTTATCAGCCTGTCGGGTGGCGAACCATTTTTGTATCAGCAGCTCGAAGAGCTGGTGCGGTTTTCCAAAGCAGCCGGGTATTTTAATTCGGTAACCAGCAATGGGATGCTGTTAAAAGGAAGCCGCGCCAAAAATATTTTGAAGCATGTTGACCTGGTGGCAGTAAGTATCGACGGGAAGGAAGAGCAGCACGATCAGATGCGGTGCCAAACTGGTGCTTTTAAAAAAATGCGGGAAGGGGTGGCCGTTCTGCGGGATTCTATAAAGTCTTACGGTTTTATTCATACGCTATTGCCCGATAGCTGGAAAATATTGTCGTGGCTGGCCGGGTTTGCCATTGATGAAAAGGCCAGCCTGCTGCATTTGCATCCATTGGAAATGTCGGGCCGGGCAATACATACCCTGGGCGGGTCGCTGTTCAATCAAACAAACCTGTATAAGATCTATATCTCGCACTATTATTTACAAACGTATTTTGAAAATGATCTTTTCATCCAGCTCGATCTGTTGCATCGCAACAATATCAGGAACAATCCCAATTTTGTTTTTCATGAAAACTGTAAGCCGCAATTGACCATTACCGGGTTTTCCAGCATTTTTAAAGAACTGATCATAAATGAAAACGGTGATATCCTGCCCATTGCCCACGGCTGTTCGCCTTTTTTCACCATTGGCAATATTTATTCCGGCGAAAAGCTGTCCTCCATGATCGACCGGTTTATGCAGGAAAAAATGAATTATGTGATTGATCTGTTTCAAACTACCTACGACAGCATTATGGATGATAAAGAACAGGAAATCGTTAACTGGAGCGAAATGGTGATCCGGCAAAGTTTTACGTTGTTTCCTTTACATGCGGCATAA